The following are encoded together in the Desulfococcus multivorans genome:
- the truA gene encoding tRNA pseudouridine(38-40) synthase TruA, with protein sequence MKNFRMTIEYDGGGFAGWQYQPRRRTVQGEIESALETMVGVPVRLAASGRTDAGVHALGQVAGFRCETRLSPEIIQKGLNSMLDGDIVIRDCREAPDGFHARFDAKGKTYHYHILNHALPSAIHRRHVWFIRRPLDTTAMQEAADHLLGEHDFSAFEGAGSPRSHSIRCITEANLMKSVEGIIVFQISANGFLRFMVRNIVGSLVDVGHRKTTPARFKKILDSRDRRCAGATAPPQGLFLMQVWYAGEEVQPSWRQKNHLPT encoded by the coding sequence GTGAAGAATTTCAGAATGACCATTGAATACGACGGCGGCGGTTTCGCCGGCTGGCAATACCAACCTCGCCGGAGGACCGTCCAGGGCGAAATCGAGTCGGCCTTGGAGACCATGGTCGGAGTACCGGTTCGCCTTGCCGCCTCCGGAAGAACCGACGCCGGCGTCCATGCCTTGGGACAGGTTGCCGGTTTTCGCTGTGAAACCCGACTTTCACCGGAAATTATCCAGAAAGGACTGAACAGCATGCTGGACGGTGACATCGTGATTCGGGACTGCCGTGAAGCCCCCGACGGTTTTCACGCTCGTTTCGATGCAAAGGGCAAGACCTACCATTACCACATCCTGAACCATGCACTACCCTCTGCCATCCACAGACGACATGTCTGGTTCATCCGTCGACCGCTGGACACGACCGCCATGCAGGAGGCCGCCGACCACCTCCTGGGAGAACATGATTTCAGCGCGTTCGAGGGTGCCGGAAGTCCTCGATCCCATTCGATCCGGTGCATCACTGAGGCGAATCTCATGAAAAGTGTCGAGGGGATCATCGTTTTCCAGATTTCCGCCAACGGCTTCCTGCGCTTCATGGTAAGAAATATCGTCGGAAGCCTGGTGGATGTCGGGCACCGCAAGACGACCCCGGCCCGGTTCAAAAAAATACTGGATTCCCGGGATCGACGATGTGCCGGCGCCACGGCCCCGCCCCAAGGGCTTTTCCTTATGCAGGTCTGGTATGCCGGCGAGGAGGTTCAGCCGTCATGGCGACAAAAAAATCATCTGCCGACATGA
- a CDS encoding AEC family transporter codes for MIVLNGLFPVFALLVLGGGLKKFRLTNDTFLNTSDRLVYYIFFPVMLFWKIAGARSDGGIDWNLCLAVLTTVCVIYILSAVYIRFTVPQFEAGSFSQSCYRFNTYIGMAIILNAIGEEGARHFSIMVGFAIPFINVLAVSTLIWYSGKNFSPGKRVRMTARALIHNPLILACVAGILYARLVGYFPVFINNTFKLAASVTLPLALISIGGALNLETLKGHLKLSLVAAFAKLLIFPIVGYICLKYYGVSDIPFKVGMIFFALPTSTAIYVLSSQLNSSTDLASATIAMSTVLSFMSLSIVLLLP; via the coding sequence ATGATCGTATTAAACGGCCTTTTTCCGGTCTTTGCACTTCTGGTTCTCGGAGGCGGGCTTAAGAAATTTCGTCTGACCAATGACACGTTTCTGAATACCTCGGACAGGCTGGTCTATTATATTTTTTTCCCGGTCATGCTCTTTTGGAAGATCGCCGGAGCCCGATCTGACGGCGGTATCGACTGGAACTTATGTCTGGCGGTTCTGACGACCGTATGTGTCATCTACATCCTGAGCGCCGTCTACATCCGTTTCACCGTGCCCCAATTCGAAGCCGGCTCTTTTTCCCAGAGTTGCTATCGCTTCAACACTTATATCGGCATGGCCATCATCCTCAACGCAATAGGCGAGGAAGGTGCCCGGCACTTCAGTATCATGGTGGGTTTTGCCATTCCTTTCATCAATGTCCTGGCGGTCTCCACCCTGATCTGGTATTCCGGAAAAAATTTTTCCCCGGGGAAGCGTGTTCGAATGACCGCCCGGGCATTGATTCATAACCCGCTGATTCTCGCCTGCGTCGCCGGCATTCTTTATGCCAGACTTGTCGGATACTTTCCCGTGTTCATCAACAACACCTTTAAACTGGCTGCTTCGGTCACCCTGCCTCTGGCACTCATTTCCATCGGCGGTGCACTGAACCTTGAAACCCTCAAAGGACACCTGAAATTGTCTCTGGTTGCAGCGTTCGCCAAACTCCTTATCTTTCCGATAGTCGGCTATATTTGCCTGAAGTATTACGGCGTTTCAGACATTCCTTTCAAAGTGGGGATGATCTTCTTCGCACTGCCGACCTCCACGGCCATTTACGTGTTGTCCTCACAGCTCAACAGCAGCACGGATCTGGCATCGGCAACCATCGCGATGTCGACGGTTCTGTCGTTCATGTCCCTGTCCATTGTGCTGCTGTTGCCGTGA
- the argJ gene encoding bifunctional glutamate N-acetyltransferase/amino-acid acetyltransferase ArgJ, with protein MEKPRCAGFRFSGIAAGIKKKGGKDLGLIVSEVPASVAGVFTRNRIQAAPVLLDRHRIRTGRCQAVIVNSGNANCCTGDAGLRDAEAMCRRAAEALGISEELVCVASTGVIGQPMPIETVLAAVPELAGALSSEGLDDFAEAIMTTDLVPKVVTVQGEIDETPYTVTGVAKGSGMIRPDMATMLCFVVTDLSVPPKILQESLVAGVDRSFNRITVDGDTSTNDTVLLMAGGRSGATIETPEALAAFQRHLDQVLTGLARMVVKDGEGATKLVDISVVGAASEGDARQVADTVAHSNLVKTALFGEDANWGRIIAAAGRSGVPVVPDAIDIRFDDVTMCRNGMSCGPEAESAATAVLKKNEYRITIDLHMGPASASVLTCDFSIDYVKINADYRS; from the coding sequence ATGGAAAAACCGAGATGTGCGGGGTTTAGATTTTCAGGGATTGCCGCGGGCATCAAGAAAAAAGGGGGCAAGGATCTGGGGCTGATCGTTTCGGAAGTCCCGGCATCCGTTGCCGGAGTGTTCACGCGGAACCGGATCCAGGCTGCTCCGGTATTGTTGGACCGGCATCGCATACGAACCGGGCGATGTCAGGCCGTGATTGTCAATAGCGGAAACGCCAACTGTTGCACGGGTGATGCAGGCCTTCGGGATGCCGAAGCCATGTGTCGTCGTGCGGCGGAGGCTCTGGGTATTTCAGAGGAACTCGTCTGCGTCGCGTCGACCGGCGTCATTGGACAGCCCATGCCCATCGAAACCGTCCTCGCCGCTGTTCCCGAACTGGCGGGAGCCCTTTCATCTGAAGGTCTCGACGATTTTGCCGAGGCGATCATGACCACCGATCTTGTCCCCAAGGTCGTCACGGTTCAAGGAGAGATTGATGAAACCCCTTACACCGTGACAGGGGTCGCCAAAGGGTCGGGCATGATCCGGCCGGACATGGCCACCATGCTCTGTTTCGTGGTCACGGATCTGTCGGTTCCGCCGAAGATTCTTCAGGAAAGCCTTGTGGCCGGCGTTGATCGATCCTTCAACCGTATCACCGTCGACGGCGACACCAGCACCAACGACACCGTGTTGTTGATGGCCGGCGGCCGCTCCGGTGCGACCATAGAGACTCCCGAGGCCCTGGCCGCATTCCAGAGACATCTGGATCAGGTTCTGACAGGGCTGGCCCGCATGGTCGTCAAAGACGGCGAGGGGGCCACGAAACTGGTTGATATCTCTGTAGTCGGGGCGGCCTCCGAAGGGGATGCCCGACAGGTGGCGGATACCGTGGCCCATTCCAATCTTGTCAAGACCGCGCTTTTCGGCGAAGATGCCAACTGGGGCCGAATCATCGCTGCTGCCGGGCGATCGGGGGTGCCGGTGGTGCCGGATGCCATCGACATCCGTTTTGACGACGTGACCATGTGCCGCAACGGAATGAGCTGTGGTCCCGAGGCGGAGAGTGCGGCCACGGCCGTGCTGAAAAAAAACGAATATCGCATCACCATCGATCTCCATATGGGGCCGGCGTCGGCGTCGGTGTTGACCTGTGATTTTTCCATTGATTATGTCAAAATCAATGCGGATTATCGTTCCTGA
- a CDS encoding pseudouridine synthase — protein sequence MGLMRLQKFLSAAGVCSRRRGEAYIQAGRVRVNGTVVRVLGVKVDPEKDSVLVDGSPVSLEAQLIYIALNKPVGYVTSCDQPGERIVVDLIDIPQRVYPVGRLDKDSTGLLLLTNDGRLHHQLSHPSFDHEKEYEVSTTHPMPEGALRKMAEGVPLMGSLTRTARVRRVSSTRFRIVLKEGRNRQVRRMVRKVGGHVATLKRIRVAGIRLGNLAEGTWRYLTAAEISTLGVPVPSEAEARRKPSTQGS from the coding sequence ATGGGATTGATGCGCCTTCAGAAATTCCTGTCCGCCGCAGGTGTCTGCTCGAGACGGCGGGGAGAAGCATACATCCAGGCCGGACGAGTCCGGGTCAACGGGACGGTGGTTCGTGTTCTCGGCGTGAAAGTGGATCCCGAAAAAGACAGCGTCCTCGTGGACGGCAGCCCGGTGTCTCTCGAGGCGCAACTCATCTATATCGCCTTGAACAAACCGGTGGGATATGTGACCAGCTGTGATCAGCCCGGTGAGCGGATCGTCGTGGATCTGATCGACATCCCCCAGAGGGTTTATCCCGTTGGTCGCCTGGACAAGGATTCGACGGGCCTGTTGCTGCTGACCAACGACGGCCGTCTTCATCATCAACTGTCCCACCCCTCCTTTGACCATGAAAAGGAATACGAAGTCAGTACGACCCACCCCATGCCCGAAGGCGCTCTCAGGAAAATGGCGGAGGGTGTGCCGCTCATGGGAAGCCTCACCCGGACCGCCCGAGTCCGGCGGGTTTCATCGACGCGGTTTCGCATTGTTCTGAAGGAAGGCCGAAACCGCCAGGTTCGACGAATGGTCCGAAAGGTGGGCGGGCATGTGGCGACGCTGAAGCGAATCCGCGTTGCCGGCATCCGATTGGGAAACCTGGCCGAAGGCACCTGGCGATATCTGACAGCGGCCGAGATTTCCACCCTGGGGGTGCCGGTGCCGTCCGAGGCGGAAGCGCGGAGGAAACCCTCGACACAAGGGTCATAG
- a CDS encoding AAA family ATPase encodes MRKTHWCVITGAPCSGKTTVILSLERQGYRVVHEAARKAVEEGIAAGMSLREIRESPLDFQRRILQAKLTLERKLPTRATIFIDRGIPDSIAYFQFFGLDPEEPLAHARHVRYRRIFFFERLPWIRDGIRNENPETVARLDTLLQSAYQTLGYPIIRVPVLPAAARTDYVLNHL; translated from the coding sequence ATGCGCAAAACCCACTGGTGCGTCATCACCGGTGCGCCCTGTTCGGGAAAAACCACGGTTATCCTCAGCCTCGAGCGACAGGGATACAGGGTGGTGCACGAAGCCGCCCGAAAGGCTGTCGAGGAGGGGATTGCAGCAGGAATGTCCCTCAGGGAGATCCGTGAAAGCCCCCTTGACTTTCAGCGACGCATTCTGCAAGCGAAGCTCACCCTGGAGCGTAAGTTACCGACAAGGGCGACGATCTTCATCGACCGCGGCATTCCCGACAGCATTGCCTATTTTCAATTCTTCGGTCTCGACCCGGAGGAGCCCCTGGCCCACGCCCGTCACGTCCGGTATCGGCGAATCTTTTTTTTCGAACGCCTGCCCTGGATTCGGGACGGCATCCGAAACGAGAATCCCGAAACCGTTGCCCGTCTGGACACGCTCCTCCAATCGGCCTATCAAACACTGGGTTATCCGATCATCCGGGTCCCGGTCCTTCCGGCAGCGGCGCGCACTGATTATGTTCTGAATCACCTATGA
- a CDS encoding nucleotide sugar dehydrogenase: MITSEGVFNKTEKIAVVGLGYVGLPLAIHLAGHFNVVGYDLKTERIRELASGYDRTLEVTREALASATVVFTDDPTELSACRFIIVAVPTPIDVYRIPDLSPLRGASRIVGRHMSAGSCVVFESTVYPGATEEVCVPILEEESGLVFGRDFTVGYSPERINPGDREHTFDKILKIVSGSDEATLHLLTQIYGRVVKAGLHQASSIKVAEAAKVIENTQRDLNIALMNELAMIFDKMHIDTTEVLEAAGTKWNFLPFKPGLVGGHCIGVDPYYLTFKAESIGYHPDMILAGRRINDGMGKFVAERTVKMLIKTGKPIRGAKIAVLGLTFKEDVPDLRNTRVVDIVSELRDYGIEVGIHDPMADPDEALRYYGLDLVSLEDLSGVDGVILAVMHRTYREMGLARIAALCGGRRPLVVDIKSAFSVSDAMAQGIEYWRL; the protein is encoded by the coding sequence ATGATTACATCAGAAGGCGTATTCAACAAAACCGAGAAGATTGCCGTTGTGGGTTTGGGCTATGTCGGCCTTCCCCTGGCGATACACCTGGCCGGACATTTTAATGTGGTGGGTTATGATCTGAAGACGGAGCGGATTCGGGAACTGGCGTCCGGGTACGACCGAACCCTGGAGGTGACTCGTGAAGCATTGGCCTCCGCGACCGTTGTCTTTACGGACGATCCGACCGAGCTCTCTGCGTGCCGTTTTATCATCGTAGCTGTACCGACGCCCATTGATGTCTACCGGATTCCGGATTTATCCCCCCTTCGCGGCGCCTCCCGCATCGTTGGGCGGCACATGTCGGCGGGCAGCTGCGTGGTCTTCGAGTCTACGGTCTACCCCGGCGCGACGGAGGAGGTCTGCGTTCCCATCCTCGAGGAGGAATCGGGGCTTGTCTTTGGCCGTGATTTCACGGTGGGCTACTCTCCGGAGCGCATCAATCCAGGTGATAGGGAGCATACTTTCGACAAGATTTTGAAGATTGTGTCGGGATCCGACGAAGCGACCCTCCATCTTTTGACTCAGATTTACGGACGGGTGGTCAAGGCCGGCCTTCATCAGGCGTCCTCCATCAAGGTTGCCGAAGCCGCCAAGGTGATCGAAAATACCCAGCGGGATCTCAACATCGCGCTGATGAACGAACTGGCCATGATCTTCGACAAGATGCACATCGACACCACAGAGGTTCTCGAAGCGGCCGGGACCAAGTGGAACTTTCTTCCTTTCAAACCCGGGCTTGTGGGCGGCCACTGCATCGGCGTCGATCCTTACTATCTGACGTTCAAGGCGGAGTCCATAGGATATCACCCCGATATGATACTCGCCGGCCGGCGTATCAACGACGGCATGGGAAAATTCGTGGCGGAGCGCACGGTCAAGATGCTCATCAAAACGGGTAAGCCCATTCGGGGGGCTAAAATCGCCGTCCTCGGACTGACATTCAAGGAGGACGTTCCTGACCTGCGGAACACCCGTGTGGTGGACATCGTTTCCGAACTTCGGGACTACGGCATCGAGGTCGGAATTCACGATCCCATGGCGGATCCCGATGAGGCCCTGCGGTACTACGGTCTGGACCTGGTTTCCCTTGAGGACCTGTCGGGGGTGGACGGTGTCATTCTGGCTGTTATGCACCGTACCTATCGGGAGATGGGCCTTGCCCGAATCGCGGCTCTCTGCGGTGGGAGAAGGCCCCTGGTCGTCGATATCAAAAGCGCTTTCAGCGTTTCGGACGCAATGGCCCAGGGCATTGAATATTGGCGGTTATAA
- a CDS encoding tRNA-queuosine alpha-mannosyltransferase domain-containing protein encodes MRFLLLEPFFGGSHRDFAEGLVKHSRHEIDLVTLPPRFWKWRMRGAALHFWGKLRNPASKGGVWPGSYDGLIVSGLMSLADFKSMAGAACPPAMVYFHESQLTYPLATDEAFDAQFGFTDITTALAADRVVFNSQTHFDSFFDRLPGFLGMMPDYRPNWVMGEIRRKACVLHPGCSLPLYEKPVQSRGTGPPLIVWNHRWEFDKNPEAFFEGLYALLDRGDDFRVALMGERYRRIPPAFDRAGTILGDRIVHDAYITDKDAYHGMLRRGDIVVSTAFQENFGISVVEAVAAGCLPLLPRRLSYPEILPPAFHRDFLYEGPEDFIEKLSRLIAGGHRMSMAREQLVRAMGAYAWSRAAARYDTLLSEMAALKGAPCKRPTTSVGSNSGLDKCE; translated from the coding sequence TTGAGGTTTCTGCTTCTGGAACCGTTTTTCGGAGGATCCCACCGGGATTTTGCCGAGGGGCTCGTCAAGCATTCCCGTCACGAGATCGATCTTGTGACGCTTCCCCCCCGGTTCTGGAAATGGCGTATGCGGGGTGCCGCTCTCCATTTCTGGGGAAAGCTCCGCAACCCGGCATCCAAAGGCGGCGTGTGGCCGGGATCTTATGACGGGTTGATCGTCAGCGGACTCATGAGCCTTGCGGACTTCAAATCCATGGCGGGCGCCGCTTGTCCCCCCGCCATGGTCTATTTCCATGAAAGTCAGTTGACCTACCCCCTTGCGACGGATGAGGCCTTTGATGCTCAGTTCGGGTTTACGGACATCACCACTGCCCTCGCGGCCGATCGGGTGGTGTTCAATTCCCAGACGCATTTCGATTCCTTTTTCGACCGGCTTCCCGGTTTTCTGGGCATGATGCCCGACTACCGGCCCAATTGGGTGATGGGCGAGATTCGACGAAAGGCGTGTGTGCTCCACCCCGGCTGCTCTCTGCCCCTGTATGAAAAGCCGGTTCAATCCAGAGGGACCGGTCCGCCGCTCATCGTTTGGAATCATCGGTGGGAGTTCGACAAGAACCCGGAAGCCTTTTTCGAGGGATTGTACGCGCTGCTGGATCGGGGAGACGACTTTCGCGTGGCGCTGATGGGAGAACGGTATCGGCGCATCCCTCCTGCCTTTGACCGCGCCGGAACGATTCTCGGGGATCGAATCGTCCACGACGCTTATATCACGGATAAGGACGCCTACCATGGCATGCTCCGCAGAGGTGATATTGTTGTCAGCACGGCCTTTCAGGAAAATTTCGGGATATCGGTGGTGGAAGCCGTTGCGGCGGGATGCCTGCCCCTGCTGCCGCGACGGCTTTCTTATCCTGAGATTCTTCCCCCCGCGTTTCATCGCGACTTTCTTTACGAGGGGCCCGAGGATTTCATTGAAAAACTATCCCGACTGATTGCCGGCGGCCACCGGATGTCCATGGCGCGTGAGCAGCTCGTCCGGGCTATGGGCGCCTATGCCTGGAGCCGTGCCGCGGCTCGTTATGACACGCTTTTAAGCGAGATGGCCGCATTGAAGGGTGCCCCTTGTAAAAGGCCGACGACGTCGGTCGGCAGCAATTCGGGGCTTGACAAATGCGAATGA
- a CDS encoding thiamine pyrophosphate-dependent enzyme → MKERKLLLGNEAMALGLLENGCSVATSYPGTPASEILASAASLKKIHGLSMHVQWAVNEKIAFEIAYAAAITGLRTAVSMKQVGLNVASDPLMSAAYMGTKGGFILISADDPGPHSSQTEQDSRLMAVMAKIPVLDPDSPSQARYMAALGYEMSEAFEIPVMIRPTTRVCHSRQDIAVGPISVEPRTADFERNPVRWAATPKFRHQLHRQLEEKLDAMSRYAKTAPVWLNSGKRFSRALVVSGVAAAHTREIVEEMGLWGTISVYQVLQPFPLHADFISELLSNHDDILVIEESTGVIEMQLADRYRVKGRNSRDVPRVGELLPEDVERLISEFADLPVKTVSIPAPSPGRRPTLCAGCPHRASFYAIKRAARKGIYTSDIGCYTLGLNLGVVDTVLCMGAAISQAAGFYHAYRDMENRPDIVATMGDSTFFHAGIPALIDAVVQQVRFLLVILDNRTTAMTGSQPTPSTGVGVCGETLNSVDIEAVVRACGVQYCETGNPYQLKAFIPLLKEAVAYSRDSGPAVVISRYPCILDRRSRNERTPGISVAVNDRCDGCAHCVEQFECPALILDTTAHRVDIDPMVCVGCGVCIHVCPKGAIEEVK, encoded by the coding sequence GTGAAGGAACGAAAATTGTTGCTGGGCAATGAGGCAATGGCATTGGGACTACTGGAAAACGGATGCTCGGTAGCGACGTCCTATCCCGGTACTCCGGCGTCGGAGATACTCGCTTCGGCGGCTTCCTTGAAAAAGATTCACGGGCTCTCTATGCACGTTCAATGGGCGGTCAACGAAAAAATTGCCTTTGAGATCGCCTATGCCGCAGCCATTACGGGGCTTCGTACGGCTGTCAGCATGAAGCAGGTGGGGCTGAACGTGGCTTCGGATCCACTTATGAGTGCGGCCTATATGGGAACTAAAGGCGGTTTCATCCTCATCAGCGCCGACGATCCAGGGCCCCACTCTTCCCAAACGGAACAGGACAGCCGACTCATGGCCGTTATGGCCAAGATTCCCGTTCTGGATCCCGACTCTCCATCTCAGGCCAGATATATGGCGGCTCTCGGCTACGAAATGTCGGAGGCCTTCGAGATCCCGGTTATGATCCGTCCGACGACCCGGGTCTGTCACAGTCGACAGGATATCGCCGTTGGGCCGATTTCTGTCGAGCCGCGAACGGCCGATTTTGAGCGGAATCCTGTTCGATGGGCCGCAACACCCAAGTTCAGGCATCAATTACACCGGCAGCTCGAGGAAAAGCTGGATGCCATGAGCCGCTATGCAAAGACGGCGCCGGTATGGCTGAATTCCGGGAAGCGGTTTTCGCGGGCACTGGTCGTCTCGGGCGTGGCGGCCGCCCACACGCGAGAGATCGTCGAGGAGATGGGGCTTTGGGGCACGATCTCGGTTTACCAGGTGCTGCAGCCATTTCCCCTTCATGCCGATTTTATCTCCGAGCTTCTTTCCAATCACGACGACATCCTCGTTATAGAGGAGAGCACCGGCGTCATAGAGATGCAGCTCGCCGACCGTTATCGTGTCAAAGGACGGAACAGCCGGGATGTGCCGCGAGTCGGAGAGCTGTTGCCGGAGGATGTCGAGCGATTGATCAGTGAATTTGCGGACCTTCCCGTAAAAACCGTCTCGATACCGGCCCCGTCCCCGGGTCGTCGACCGACCCTCTGCGCAGGCTGTCCCCACCGAGCCAGTTTCTATGCCATCAAGCGGGCGGCGCGTAAGGGCATCTATACCTCGGATATCGGCTGCTATACACTGGGTCTCAACCTGGGCGTCGTGGATACCGTCCTTTGTATGGGGGCCGCCATTTCACAGGCCGCCGGATTTTATCACGCTTATAGGGATATGGAAAATCGTCCGGATATCGTCGCCACCATGGGGGACTCCACATTTTTTCACGCCGGTATACCGGCACTTATCGATGCGGTGGTGCAGCAGGTCCGGTTTCTTCTGGTTATCCTGGACAACCGTACGACAGCCATGACGGGAAGTCAGCCCACGCCGTCGACGGGGGTGGGGGTGTGCGGAGAGACCCTGAATAGCGTCGACATCGAGGCCGTGGTGCGGGCTTGTGGCGTTCAATACTGCGAGACAGGCAATCCCTATCAACTGAAGGCGTTTATCCCCCTGTTGAAGGAAGCGGTCGCCTATAGTCGGGATTCCGGACCTGCCGTGGTGATCTCCCGTTATCCCTGCATCCTGGATCGTCGCAGTCGGAACGAGCGGACACCGGGGATTTCCGTCGCCGTCAACGATCGGTGTGACGGGTGTGCCCACTGTGTGGAACAGTTCGAGTGCCCGGCGCTGATATTGGATACCACGGCCCATCGGGTCGATATCGATCCCATGGTATGTGTCGGCTGCGGGGTCTGTATTCATGTTTGTCCCAAAGGGGCCATCGAGGAGGTAAAATAA
- a CDS encoding indolepyruvate oxidoreductase subunit beta — MNTRQQIVISGVGGQGILFVTRLLAEAAILNGLPVLTSETHGMAQRGGTVVSHLKVGNFTSPLIRPGAADGLLIMKAENAALHGYFLKPGGWAVVNCPKHTACDLTRCTVDADGIAVHLDNPKAVNLVMLGFALAQSPEMFCRADDMRRILERRLTGNGPMRTAALDAFEAGCTAASGENGSNVQDPFHTQGGQEDE, encoded by the coding sequence ATGAACACAAGGCAGCAGATCGTGATCAGCGGTGTAGGCGGCCAGGGCATCCTCTTCGTCACCCGTCTTCTGGCGGAGGCGGCCATTCTGAACGGGCTTCCGGTGTTGACCTCCGAAACCCATGGAATGGCCCAGCGAGGCGGGACCGTGGTTTCTCACCTCAAGGTCGGTAACTTTACGAGCCCTCTCATTCGTCCGGGGGCGGCGGACGGTCTTCTCATCATGAAAGCCGAAAACGCCGCTTTGCACGGCTATTTTTTGAAACCTGGCGGATGGGCGGTGGTCAACTGTCCGAAACACACGGCCTGTGATCTGACCCGCTGCACGGTGGATGCCGACGGAATTGCGGTCCATCTGGACAACCCCAAAGCCGTCAATCTGGTCATGCTGGGGTTCGCTTTAGCCCAGAGTCCGGAGATGTTCTGCCGGGCGGACGATATGCGGCGGATCCTCGAACGTCGGTTGACAGGGAACGGCCCCATGCGAACGGCGGCCTTGGATGCCTTTGAAGCCGGATGCACGGCGGCTTCCGGCGAAAACGGATCCAACGTCCAGGATCCATTCCACACACAAGGAGGGCAAGAAGATGAGTAG
- a CDS encoding TRAP transporter substrate-binding protein produces MSRPKVLYVLAACTLLLSTGFFPVQDAAADTIQLRYANFPPAPTFPCVQMERWKAEVEKRTNGQVRIQTFPGGTLLDAKDMMDGVIAGQADIGCFSMAYQPGRFFLTNALSLPLDIPSAKVGSLVLWDIYQAYQPESFAKVKVLTMFTTAPANIMSKTPVRTLAGLRGLDLRASGGAAQILKAWGANQVGMPMSDTPEALQKGVVQGLFSSLEVMKDLKFAEICRYVTMTDTVIYPFAVVMNLDAWNGLPESVRNVMDDLRVEQAQWTGEYMDQHVEAALKWSKAEHGVEVIRLSSEEKVRWDALLTPIIDKWIEEAKAKGLPAEAIIKDIRTRLAVRGGR; encoded by the coding sequence ATGAGTAGACCCAAAGTGTTATACGTTTTAGCGGCATGTACGCTTCTGCTATCGACCGGATTCTTCCCGGTGCAGGATGCGGCGGCCGATACGATTCAACTTCGATATGCCAATTTCCCCCCCGCTCCGACCTTTCCCTGCGTCCAGATGGAGCGATGGAAGGCCGAGGTGGAAAAACGGACGAACGGCCAGGTTCGGATTCAGACCTTTCCCGGCGGCACCCTTCTCGATGCCAAGGACATGATGGACGGCGTCATCGCCGGCCAGGCGGATATCGGATGTTTTTCCATGGCCTACCAGCCGGGACGTTTCTTTCTGACCAACGCGCTCAGCCTGCCCCTCGACATTCCCAGCGCCAAGGTAGGGAGTCTGGTCCTTTGGGACATCTACCAGGCCTACCAACCTGAATCTTTTGCCAAGGTCAAGGTGCTGACGATGTTTACCACGGCACCCGCCAACATCATGTCCAAAACGCCGGTCAGGACCCTTGCGGGCCTGAGAGGGCTTGACCTTCGTGCTTCAGGGGGCGCGGCCCAGATCCTCAAGGCCTGGGGGGCGAATCAGGTGGGGATGCCCATGTCCGACACCCCGGAAGCGCTTCAAAAAGGGGTGGTGCAAGGGCTGTTTTCCTCTCTGGAGGTCATGAAGGATCTCAAATTTGCCGAGATCTGTCGGTATGTCACCATGACGGATACCGTGATCTATCCATTTGCCGTGGTCATGAACCTGGATGCGTGGAACGGTCTGCCCGAATCGGTCCGGAATGTGATGGACGATCTGCGGGTTGAGCAGGCCCAATGGACCGGCGAGTATATGGATCAGCATGTCGAGGCGGCTCTCAAGTGGTCCAAGGCGGAGCACGGCGTCGAGGTGATTCGGCTGTCCTCGGAGGAAAAGGTTCGGTGGGACGCGCTCCTGACGCCGATCATCGACAAATGGATCGAAGAGGCAAAGGCTAAGGGACTCCCGGCCGAGGCCATTATCAAGGATATCCGAACGCGGTTGGCCGTGCGCGGCGGCCGATAG
- a CDS encoding TRAP transporter small permease, with protein sequence MTPPLGYRDMIDKLSTRINRVLVALGGIFLLAMVLLTCGNILLRIIWVPIRGTFELMGFFGAVTVSCALGYTQMRKGHIAVDVLVRRFPTRIARRLDGINHLVCALFFGVAAWQLFEKGQVLFRTGEVTETLRIIYYPFTFGTALGCGVLSLILIGQLIRVLMPKMGDGA encoded by the coding sequence GTGACACCGCCTCTCGGGTATCGGGACATGATCGATAAACTCTCAACGAGAATCAATCGGGTATTGGTCGCTCTGGGCGGGATCTTTCTTTTGGCGATGGTTCTGCTGACCTGCGGAAACATCCTGCTCCGTATCATATGGGTACCCATACGCGGCACCTTCGAGCTGATGGGCTTTTTCGGGGCTGTCACCGTCAGTTGTGCCCTGGGATACACCCAGATGCGTAAAGGGCATATTGCGGTGGATGTGCTGGTCCGGCGATTTCCGACCCGGATCGCCCGACGGCTGGATGGCATCAACCATCTGGTCTGCGCCCTCTTTTTCGGTGTCGCGGCCTGGCAGTTATTTGAAAAGGGCCAGGTCCTCTTCCGTACGGGGGAGGTGACGGAAACCTTGCGTATCATCTATTATCCCTTCACTTTTGGTACGGCGTTGGGGTGCGGCGTTTTATCGCTCATTTTGATTGGGCAGCTGATCAGGGTGTTGATGCCGAAGATGGGAGACGGAGCATGA